DNA sequence from the Leptospira perdikensis genome:
TACAAGTGGATTGTTTACAATTTTGGCGTTCCCGCTCATATGAAAATTGAAAACTCCATCTTGAATTTCTTCAGAAAAATTAATATTGGAAAATGAGATGGTGGTTACTTTTCCGCGACCATCGGTAGCCACTGCTTTTTTGATTAAGTAAGATTCGGAATCTACAAAAAGTTTCATCTTCTCGAATCCACCAATCTTTTCTCTTTGGTCTAGATCCAAAACGAAGTATTTAGCCGCATCTCCCATGGAACGAGGTTGTTCGATGGTATCAAATTTATAATGGTATTTACGAAAGAGCCGGTTGAGACCATCAGGACTATTGGTTGTAAAGATAGGGCCAGAAGTGTTTTTACGATCCAGAGTTAAGTCCTGTTTTCCAACAGCACCTAACCTCTTAATAAAGATATGCAGTGTTTTTCCATCAGATACAATTTCGTCCCCTTCCGGTTCCGCAAAGTTATACCTGATTTTTCCGGGACGTTTGTAGAAACATTTCCCTCGCATCTGCTTTTCCTTTTTGTTGTCTTCTGTTTTGATGAGAAAATCAGCCGAATAGGAATTAATATCACTAAAGTTCTTCTTTATCTTTTTCACCACTTCGGAGGGTGAGTGCCAATTGTGAGCCGGACTTGTTTGGGCACTGAGAGAGACCCCAAATACAAGTAAAAAACATCCGATCCATACTTTCATAGTTTCCCAATTTTTCAGACAAAGTTCTCTTGTCGATGATTTACGCTGAACGCAGGATTTCTCGAGGTTTGGCCCCGACTTGAGGCGAAACATAACCCCGCATTTCCATAAGTTCCATAAGCCTTGCCGCTTTATTATAACCGATACGCATCCGGCGTTGGAGGTAACTGGCACTGGCTTTTTTTTCGGTAACCACGATATTCCAAGCCTCGTCAAAAAGTTCTTCATCTTCATCGGAGGCCATTTCCACGCTAGTTTCATCATCCCAGTTCATTTCCACATATGCAGGAGCACCTTGTTTTTTGGCCTCTTCCACGATGGATTCAATTTCTTTCTCTTCGATAAAAGGGGCTTGGATTCGCATTAGGTCACTGGAAGTCGGAGAACGGTATAAAAAGTCCCCTTTTCCAAGAAGGGTTTCCGCCCCGCTTGTATCCAGAATGGTCCTTGAGTCTGTTTTTTGCGCCACTTGGAAGGCAACGCGAGCCGGGCAATTTGCTTTGATGACTCCGGTGATCACATCCACAGAAGGCCTTTGGGTTGCCATCACCAAATGGATTCCTACCGCTCTTGCTTTTTGCGAAATTCTTTGGATTTGTTCCTCTAGATCTTTTCCGGAAACCATCATAAGGTCAGCAAGCTCATCAATAAAGATGACAATGTATGGAAGTTTTTGAAATCCCTTCGCATGGGCATATTCATCTACCTTTTCATTGAAACTTTTGAAGTCCCTACTTTTCAATTGAGAGATCATTTGGTAACGACTCTCCATTTCTTGGATGGCCCAAGAAAGTGCCTTCGTTGCTTTTTTAGGATCTGTGATCACTGGCATAAGAAGGTGGGGGATTCCTTCATAAAGAGTCATCTCCACCATCTTTGGATCGATCATAATGAAACGCACTTCTTCGGGGGAGCGAGTGCAAATCAAACTTGTGATCATCGCATTGATACTCACCGACTTACCAGAACCTGTGGTTCCCGCCACAAGTAAGTGAGGGAGTTTAGCGATATCAATCATCACAAGTTTTCCGGAAATATCTTTCCCGATACAAATCGATAAGTCTTTAGCCTTATTTTGAAGGATGGTATCTTTTAGAATCTCTGATAGAAATACATCTTCACGGATTCGGTTCGGAACTTCGATTCCAATTGACGCCTTACCTGGGATTGGTGCAACAATCCGAATGTTTTTTACCTCTAAATAGGCACGGATTTCATCAGAAAGGGATACAATCCGATTCAGTTTGATTCCATTCGGGATGGTGATCTCGTAACGAGTGATGATGGGTCCCCTTTCTTTGGTGACCACCTTAGATTCAATTCCGAAATGTCCCGTGGACTCTTCGATTTTACGAGAGATCAAATCCAGTTCAGAATCATTTTTTAGAATGTTGGCCACAGGAACTTGGTGGGACACAAGAAGTCTTGGAGAGATATAATACTTTCCTTTTTTTAGTTTTGGTTTGGGAACCATGGAACCAAACATCAGTTCTTGTTGTTCTTTCGATTCTTTTGGTTCTAACTTTTTCTTTCCAAAATTTCCAGAACTCAGATTGGATTTTACTAATGGAGAACTCTCTTCCACAGCCAATGTTTCCAGAGTTTCCTCTTCGTAAACATCATGGTTTTCCTCATCCTCTTCTTCGGAAGATTCTTCTTCACTCACGTCCCAACCCGTCTCTTCTACTAAAGACAAACGAACGGATTCTGGAATGGCAATGGCAACGGAAGTTTCCTCATCTTCTTCCTCAACGTAGGAAAGAGAGGCGGATTCAGATTCCCTATCTTCGGATGAGTCTTCTTCCAAATCACCATCGTCCTCATCTTCGTATGGAAGGGAGGAAGAAGGATTTGAAGCTTTAAGAATATTATTTTCTCTACCAAACGAAGATTGGATCGGATCGAGTTTTGGAAGTTCCAAACTTTCTAAACTGACAGCAGGATCCAAATTTGGTTTCCATTTGGCCTCGGGAAATTGAAAAAGAATTTTAGATTCTCTTGTACTTTCGATTTCTGATAATTCTTCCGCAACTCGTCTGTTGTCCGTTAGTTTTAGGCGTGAAATCAAAACTTCATTTTTTTCAAATTCAGCAAGGGAATCTAGTTTTGATTCTTGTTTTTGGAATCGAAACACTTTTCCCGCCTCATCAAAAAAACCTTCAAAATGAGAAGTATTACGATATCGAACTGCCGGTGTTTTTTTAAAAGTTGGATTTCCTTCCGTAAGGTTCCCTTGACCATTTCTACTAGTAGAATTTCTTTCCTCTTGGAAATAGGAATTCAGATGAGAAACATCTTTCTTGGAACGGGAATTTACATTTGGATTCGGAGTTTTTTTCTCATCCGCAATCACATTCCAAAAATGATTGGAAAGGTCTTCTTTCGATTCTTCTTCTGTCTGCACAGCAAACCACTGTTTGTTTCGAATTTCATCTTCTGTTCCGCGACGAGTAGAAACCACCGATTCCAAAAATGAAGGTAATCGCAAATGAGGGAGTTCGTTTCTTCCCCCCATCATCCGGTAAATTCCATTTGAGTATTTGTTGATGGCAGCAAAGGTAAAAGACCAAGCCCCGTCTTCTAACCAAATCACTGCAAAGTATAAATATAAAAAGAAAACAACAAGGATACGACCGGTCTCTCCAAAGAGATACGAAAAAACCCAAGAGAAAAATTGCCCAAGGATTCCACCACTATCCCCCACATGACCGAGTGGTGTTTCCAAAAGATTCAAACTCACAGTGGTAGCGACAAGAAAGAGTGGGAAAAAAAGTGCCTTACTGAGTCTATCAAAGTCAGGATTTCGTAACGAAAGAACACCTAACATCAAAACAAAGCCAGCGAGTAAAAAAGAGGACTTTCCTAAAATATAAAGTAAGGTAAAAGCGATGTAATGACCAAGTCTTCCAAACCAATTGAAAAGCGATCCGTCCTCTCCTTCCTGAAAAGAAAAGAGAGAGAGAAGTAAAAACACACCGGAAAATACTAATAGATACGGAAGGAAGTCTTTGCGAGGCAAAGTCCATCCCCATACGGATTTTTTAGGGTCCATACGGGAAATATCGGACGGTTTTGAGACATAGACAGAAAAAAAAAGGCGGCGGTTTAAGCCAAAATTTTATCCCTTAAAATTAGTAAAATTGGCGTCAAAATTGAAATTGGCATTTCGAATCGCCGCCATTACCTCTTGTAAGTCGTCCTTTTTTTTGCCCACAACTCGGACAGATTCCCCTTGGATGGTAGCCTGAACCTTTAGTTTTTGGTCTTTGATGAGAGTAGTGATTTGTTTGGTTTGTTCTTTGTCCAAACCATTCTGGATTTTTACCTTTTGGCGCACCGTTTGGCCCGTCGCCGATTCAATTTTGGAATCAAAATCAAAGGCTTTCAGACTGATTCCTCGTTTGGCCATTTTGGTGGTAAGGACATCAATCACCTGTTTCAGTTTGATATCGTTTTCCGAAGTCAAAACCAAACTATCTTCTGTGAGTTTGATCTCAGAGTTGGATCCTTTAAAATCAAACCTTGTTTGGATTTCCGTCATGGCCTGAGCCACGGCGTTTTGTAATTCCGGTCTTTCTATTTTTGATACAATGTCAAATGATGGATCTTGAGCCATACTTTACTCCTTACTTACCTTAATGTCTGTTATCCTAATTTCTTTTTGGAAAGGTCCAAGGCAAATTCCAAAGCAGCACCAAGGCTCTCTGGTTTTTTACCGCCACCTTGTGCCATATCGGGCCTTCCCCCACCTTTACCATCTAACATCACCAAGGTTTCTTTTAATAGATCCCCACAGTGGATTCCTCTTTCATTCAGAACCTTATTACACATAAATACAAGGGTACTAACATCCCCATCTCTCGTTCCAAACAAACAAAGAATTTCTGGTTCTTTGGCTTTGAGACTGTCAGCTAAAT
Encoded proteins:
- a CDS encoding DNA translocase FtsK, which encodes MDPKKSVWGWTLPRKDFLPYLLVFSGVFLLLSLFSFQEGEDGSLFNWFGRLGHYIAFTLLYILGKSSFLLAGFVLMLGVLSLRNPDFDRLSKALFFPLFLVATTVSLNLLETPLGHVGDSGGILGQFFSWVFSYLFGETGRILVVFFLYLYFAVIWLEDGAWSFTFAAINKYSNGIYRMMGGRNELPHLRLPSFLESVVSTRRGTEDEIRNKQWFAVQTEEESKEDLSNHFWNVIADEKKTPNPNVNSRSKKDVSHLNSYFQEERNSTSRNGQGNLTEGNPTFKKTPAVRYRNTSHFEGFFDEAGKVFRFQKQESKLDSLAEFEKNEVLISRLKLTDNRRVAEELSEIESTRESKILFQFPEAKWKPNLDPAVSLESLELPKLDPIQSSFGRENNILKASNPSSSLPYEDEDDGDLEEDSSEDRESESASLSYVEEEDEETSVAIAIPESVRLSLVEETGWDVSEEESSEEEDEENHDVYEEETLETLAVEESSPLVKSNLSSGNFGKKKLEPKESKEQQELMFGSMVPKPKLKKGKYYISPRLLVSHQVPVANILKNDSELDLISRKIEESTGHFGIESKVVTKERGPIITRYEITIPNGIKLNRIVSLSDEIRAYLEVKNIRIVAPIPGKASIGIEVPNRIREDVFLSEILKDTILQNKAKDLSICIGKDISGKLVMIDIAKLPHLLVAGTTGSGKSVSINAMITSLICTRSPEEVRFIMIDPKMVEMTLYEGIPHLLMPVITDPKKATKALSWAIQEMESRYQMISQLKSRDFKSFNEKVDEYAHAKGFQKLPYIVIFIDELADLMMVSGKDLEEQIQRISQKARAVGIHLVMATQRPSVDVITGVIKANCPARVAFQVAQKTDSRTILDTSGAETLLGKGDFLYRSPTSSDLMRIQAPFIEEKEIESIVEEAKKQGAPAYVEMNWDDETSVEMASDEDEELFDEAWNIVVTEKKASASYLQRRMRIGYNKAARLMELMEMRGYVSPQVGAKPREILRSA
- a CDS encoding YajQ family cyclic di-GMP-binding protein, which codes for MAQDPSFDIVSKIERPELQNAVAQAMTEIQTRFDFKGSNSEIKLTEDSLVLTSENDIKLKQVIDVLTTKMAKRGISLKAFDFDSKIESATGQTVRQKVKIQNGLDKEQTKQITTLIKDQKLKVQATIQGESVRVVGKKKDDLQEVMAAIRNANFNFDANFTNFKG